The Geothrix oryzae DNA window CATCGACAACGACGGCGACCTGAAGGTGGGCAAGCCCACCGTGGCCGGCGCCAAGGTCGAGGCCGAGGTCATCACCCATGACCGCGCCAAGAAGGTGATCATCTTCAAGAAGAAGAAGACCACCACCTACCAGCGCACCCAGGGCCACCGCCAGGGCTACACGGAAGTTCGGATCAAGAGCATTAAGGCCTAGTCCGGCTGTTTTCGCCTCAGGCGCAACCAGGTAGAGAAAAGCCTTTTCATTCCATTCGACATCAAGCTTAAGAGGTACTTCCATGGCTCATAAAAAAGGCGTCGGTTCCAGCCGCAACGGTCGTGATTCCCATTCCCAGCGCCTCGGCGTGAAGGAGTTCGGCGGCGAAGTCGTCCCCGGCGGCTCCATCCTCGTCCGCCAGCGCGGCACCAAGTTCAAGGCCGGCATCAATGTCGGCATGGGCAAGGACCACACCCTGTTCGCCCTCATCGACGGCAAGGTGCGCTTCCAGGACAAGGGCCAGAGCGGCCGCTTCATCCACATCGACCCCATCGAGGGCTGAATGCTGTCAGGGGGTTCCGCGCTGCGCGC harbors:
- the rplU gene encoding 50S ribosomal protein L21; its protein translation is MFAIIKTGGKQYRVAEGDILRVELLEKDPKQAVTFEEVLLIDNDGDLKVGKPTVAGAKVEAEVITHDRAKKVIIFKKKKTTTYQRTQGHRQGYTEVRIKSIKA
- the rpmA gene encoding 50S ribosomal protein L27, which translates into the protein MAHKKGVGSSRNGRDSHSQRLGVKEFGGEVVPGGSILVRQRGTKFKAGINVGMGKDHTLFALIDGKVRFQDKGQSGRFIHIDPIEG